The genome window AACAGGCATTTACTGCGGATTTTGCAAATGCAACCAACACAGTATGGACTGTAACTAAAAATTGCCAAAAAGCTGATTTCTTTATCGATGGCGTTAAGAAAACTGCTTTCTACAATTTATCAGGTGATTTTTTAGGTACCACACAAACTACTGTTTATAAAGCTATCCCTGCAAAATCACAAAAAATGATTGCTGATAACTATAAAGGTTATACTGCAAGCGAAGTTATTGTTTACCAGGCTAACGAAGCCTTAAACAACGATATCGAAGCAACATCATATTTTGTTGATTTAAAAAGTGCCAACCACGAAATATTGGTTAGGGTTGCAAACTCAGGAAACGTTGAGTTTTTTAAACAGGTAAAGTAATTCCAAATTAACTATTATTATAAAGCCGCCTGCCATTTGCAGGTGGCTTTTTTGTGTTCTTAAACCCCTGATCCGATTAACTAAGGCTTCAACCTTTTAGCAGGTTATTTCATTGATCCCAATATCTCATTTCAGTCAAAAACCGCCTAAATAGCACAAAAAAAGCATTTTTTTAAAACAACTTGAGGCTATAAACCTTATTAAAGCAGCATGTAACCGGAGTTTGTAATTGGCAACAATTTACTTCAGTTATTTGATACTGCGAATTAGGTTTATGTTCTATGTCAAAAACAATAATAGTTTCAAACAGGTTACCGGTTAAAATTTCAAAAACAGGGGAGGAATATACCCTGTCTCCAAGCGAAGGTGGGCTGGCCACAGGCTTGGGTTCGATTTATAAAAAAGGGGATAATAAATGGATAGGATGGCCCGGAGTTGAAATAACTGACGATGGTGACCGTCAGGCAATAACCGGGCAACTGGCCGATCTTAGCCTGGTGCCTATATTTTTAGAACAGGAAGAAATCAATCAATATTATGAAGGTTTTAGTAACGAGGTGCTGTGGCCCATATTTCATTACTACACATCAACTTACGCGGTTTATCGCCAGTCGAACTGGGATTACTATAATGCCGTAAACCATAAATTTAAAGATGCTGTTTTAGCCATTGCCGAACCAGGCGATGTGATATGGATCCATGATTACCAGCTATTGCTTTTAGCACAGCTGATCAGGAACGAAATGCCCGATGTTTCTATCGGTTTTTTTCTGCACATCCCATTCCCGTCGCATGAAATGTTCAGGCTTATTCCCTGGCGAAAGGAATTATTGCAGGGAATGCTGGGTGCCGATTTAATTGGCTTTCACACTTTTGATGATGTGAGGCACTTTTTAGATGCGTCAACCCGGATCCTGCCTGTATCTTCGTCTGCAAATGTTATCACAACCGGTGACAGATCGGTAGTTGTAGAATCCTTCCCAATGGGTAT of Mucilaginibacter xinganensis contains these proteins:
- a CDS encoding YajG family lipoprotein codes for the protein MKKIFLTIATAALFSVSVFAADGGKKIEGATVSYSVQQAFTADFANATNTVWTVTKNCQKADFFIDGVKKTAFYNLSGDFLGTTQTTVYKAIPAKSQKMIADNYKGYTASEVIVYQANEALNNDIEATSYFVDLKSANHEILVRVANSGNVEFFKQVK